GAGCTCGGCCACGACATGGCCCTTGCCATTGGCGCCACCGGTTTCGCCGATCGAGGTGATGCGATCGAACATCAGCATGGGCGGCAGGGGAAGCTGCGCATTGCCGGGTCCGAACATTTCACCCCGTCCGCAGGAGAGAAGCTCTTCGTATGTGAAGCTCGACTTGCGTTCGCTCATCTCTGTGGTCATCCGCCCCTTGGCCGTGTTCCCGGGGAATGGCCCGGGCCGCTGCGGGCGCCTCTCTAACACAGGGGGTCGGGTCGGGCAAAAGGGCGCCTGTGAATTCCCTTGTCCATCCGACGGAGCCCGCCCCGCCAGCCGCCGGTTTCGTTCACCCTCATTGGCGGGCGTCTTCGCGAATGACTTGCAGGACGGTGCGGGACTTCGTAAAATGCCGCCAATGAGCATTCGGACCCTGATCGATCGCACGCATGTCGCTCTGGCCCCCGTGGCCGAGGGCAAGCTGTCGACCCATGACCGCGTCAGTCTTCTCCAGAAGACCGGCTGCCCGATCCATGACGTGCGCAGCATGCTGCGCGAGGTGGGCCTCAGGCCGACCCGCCAGCGTATGGCGCTCGGCTGGATCCTGTTCGCCAAGGGCGACCGCCACGTCACCGCGGAAATGCTGTTTGACGAAGCGGCCAAGGCACGCGTGCCGGTGTCGCTCGCGACCGTCTACAACACACTGCACCAGTTCACCGAGGCTGGCCTCCTGCGCGAGATCGCGGTCGACGGTTCGAAGGCCTATTTCGACACCAATCTCTCCGACCATCACCACTTCATCGTGGAAGGCGAGACGACCGTGTTCGACATCCCCGGCTCCAACGTCGCCGTGGACCGCCTGCCGGCAACGCCGGACGGCTATGAAATCGCCCGCGTCGACGTGGTGGTGAGGCTCCGCCGCAAGGCCTGAGCCCGCCTAGACACTTCCCGAGCCGTCAAACCATTTCCGGGCATCTCCGGCCGTTTGCTCATCCGGTGCGCAAGGACGGCCGAACAACCCAAGGACCGCGCAGGCGATATGCCGGAACGCGACCGATGCTCCGAGCGCGAATAGCATGCCGATTGGAACGACGAGCACTGTGACAGCGGCATCCCGTCCGTCCAAATAGGCCGCGATGCCGCATGCACCACCGAACAGGACGATGAAGGCCAGGCCGGCGCGCGCCGCATGGATCCCCCTGACAGGTCCAGGGCCAGCTGCCGCAGTCTCCGATCTGGTATCCTTCAAGTGGCCATCCCGCTCACGGCTTCCAATTGCGCAGCGTCAACGAATTCACGACGACCGAGACAGATGACATGGCCATGGCAGCGCCGGCAATGGCTGGTGACAAGAGCCCAAAGGCCGCGAGCGGCACCCCAACCACATTGTAGACGAAGGCCCAGAACAGGTTCTGGCGGATCTTGGCGACTGTGCGCCGGGCTATGTCGATCGCTCCGGGCACCAGGATCGGGTTCGATCGCATCAGTGCCACCGAGGCCGTCTCGATCGCGGCATCGGTGCCGCCCCCCATCGCGATGCCGACATGCGCCGCGGCGAGCGCCGGAGCATCATTGATGCCGTCACCCACCATCGCCGCCTTGGCCCCCGAGGCGACAAGCTCGCGCACCACCTGAACCTTGCCTTCAGGCCGCACGCCGAACCTCACCTCACCGGAAGATAGCCCCAGTTCGGCCGCCACCCGGAGTGCCGGGCCCTCGGCGTCGCCGGTCACCATCATCACGCGGATGTCGCGCGCCCTAAGCGCGTCAATGGCTGCCTTGGCCTGCGGGTGAACCGCATCGGCCAGGGCGATCAATCCAGCCAGCTTGCCATCAGCCGCGACCGCCGTGACGGTCGCGCCGCCAAGGCCGAGGTCCGCTGCCGTCCTGCTCAATGGCCCGAAG
This region of Phreatobacter aquaticus genomic DNA includes:
- the irrA gene encoding iron response transcriptional regulator IrrA, with amino-acid sequence MSIRTLIDRTHVALAPVAEGKLSTHDRVSLLQKTGCPIHDVRSMLREVGLRPTRQRMALGWILFAKGDRHVTAEMLFDEAAKARVPVSLATVYNTLHQFTEAGLLREIAVDGSKAYFDTNLSDHHHFIVEGETTVFDIPGSNVAVDRLPATPDGYEIARVDVVVRLRRKA